The Mesorhizobium sp. B2-8-5 genome segment GCAACGATCCGGCCAAGGGGCTGCTCAACGGTTCGCTGTGGAAGGTGATGACCTCGTCGCGCGAGACGGTGAAGCCTGGCATCAACCTGCTGGTCTCGCCCGAAGAGGACGATCCGGATCGCGGCGTCGCCAAGATCAAGCTGCTCAAGGCGGCGTTCGAGGACCCGGATGCCGAGATTCCTTGGCAGCAGAAGAAGCGCTTCGACGATTTCGACTATGGCTATGCGCTGACCGTGCACAAGGCGCAGGGCTCGCAGTGGAACGATGTCGTGCTGTTCGACGAGAGCTGGGCCTTCAAGGAGACCCGGCAGCGCTGGCTCTATACCGCCATCACCCGCGCCGCCGAGCGGCTGACGGTGGTGCGCTGACGCCTGTAAATGTCATGTCGGCCGCGCGCCAAGCCATTGCCAGGCGGCTTCCTCATCGTCGACATCGAAGCGCCTGAATTCGAAGGGCAACGCCTTGGGGAAAATGCCCGTGACGAGAGAAGCCCAGCTCGGCTCGCCGATGGCCGCGCAGCGCACGACATGTTGCATTGCGTCGGCAACGCCCTGGCGAAGCGTGTCCTGCGAGATATTGGCCCAGTCCACGCTTTCCTCGTCGGTCAGCCTGACCAGCACGTCGATCCTCGGATGCAGCGCGTAGGCGGCCTCCAGCAGGCCGAACAGATTTTCCGCATCGGCCGGCGAGACATCGCCGACGACGTCGATGGCGAAAAGCGCGTCGCGGTTGGTTTCGATGCGGCGGATCGCCGGCACGGCTTCGAGGAAATTCAATGGCAAATCCTTGTGTTAGCCTCCATCTATCCCCTGGAACACCCGAAACCCTCTATCTGTTCCCCTTAAAGGCGTTATAGATGCCCGCCGATCCACTGGACCCAGTTCATGCCCGCCAAGCTTTCGGTCAACCTCAACGCCGTCGCCATGCTGCGCAACCGCCGCGACCTGCCATGGCCGAGCGTGACCGGACTTGGCCGCATCGCACTTGCCGCCGGCGCGCATGGGCTGACGGTGCATCCGAGGCCCGATGAGCGGCACACCAGGCATTCCGACCTGCCGGAGATCAGGGCGCTGATCGACGACGAATTTCCTAGCGCGGAATTCAACATAGAGGGCTATCCGACCGAGGACTTCCTGGCGCTTGTCGAGAAGCATCAGCCCGAGCAGGTGACGCTGGTGCCCGACGACCCGGCGCAGGCAACCTCGGACCATGGCTGGAACTTCGCCGCCCAGGCGGCGTTCCTCACACCGATCGTCAAGCGGCTGAAGAAGGGCGGGTTCCGCGTGTCGCTGTTTTCCGACGCCGATCCGGATGGGGTGAACGCGGCTCGCGATACCGGCGCCGACCGCATCGAACTCTATACCGGTCCCTATGGCGGCTTCCATTCCGATTCCGCAAAGGCGGCCAAGGAGCTGGAAAGATTGGGAAAAACCGCTGACGCCGCATTCGCGGCCGGGCTTGGCGTCAACGCCGGCCACGATCTGACCGTGAAGAACCTGCCGGCATTGGCCAAGCGTATTCCGGCATTGGCCGAAGTATCGATCGGACATGGGTTGACAGCCGATGCGCTGGAGTATGGCATGGCCGGCACGATCGGACGGTTCTTGAAGGCCTGCGGATGGTAGGGCGCCTTGCGTAGTTTCGGCAGTCTTTGTGTGTCCCGCGCGATGCGGCGACCCCGGAGCATGGCGAATCCGGTGAAGTGGGGTTCACGGTGCTAGCCAACACCAGCGAGACGGAATCCCTCGAACGTTCGGGCCATGCCGAAACCGAGCGGCAGCACAGCACCAAGGTTCTCATGCTTGGCGCGCTCGGCGTCGTCTATGGCGATATCGGCACGAGTCCAATCTACGCCTTCCGCGAGGCGCTGCATGCTTCGTCGAGCTCGGTTGCCCGCCATGACGTGCTCGGCGTGCTTTCGCTGATCGTCTGGGCGCTCACCATCATCGTCACGATCAAATATGTCGCCTTTGTCCTCAGGGCCGACAACAAGGGCGAGGGCGGCACGCTGTCGCTGATGTCGCTGGCGCGCAGCGCCTACCCACCAGGTTCCAAGCTCATCCTGGTGATCGGCCTTTGCGGCGCGGCGCTGTTCTTCGGCGATTCGATCATCACGCCGGCGATCTCCGTGCTGTCCGCGGTCGAAGGCCTGGAAGTGGTCACGCCGGCGCTCGATGCCTATGTGGTTCCAATCACGCTGGTCATCCTGGCCGTGCTTTTCTCCGTGCAGCGCTTCGGCACGGGCAAAGTGGCGGCGGTGTTCGGACCCGTGACGGCGACATGGTTCGTAGCGATCGGCGCGGCCGGCCTCTATCACATCGTCGACGACCCATCCGTCTTCCTGGCGATCAACCCGTATTACGCGATCTACTATCTGGCCACCACGCCGACAGGCGCCTTCGTCACCGTCGGCGCGGTGTTCCTGGCGGTTACCGGCGCCGAGGCGCTTTATGTCGACCTTGGTCATTTCGGCCGCAAGCCGATCGTGATGGCCTGGTTCGCAATCGTTTTCCCTTGCCTGCTGCTGAATTACTTCGGGCAAGGCGCCTTCGTGCTTTCGCATGGCGGCAAGCCCACCAACCCGTTCTTCCAGATGCTGCCCGAATGGGCGCTGATGCCGATGGTCGGCCTGGCGACGGCGGCCACCGTCATCGCCAGCCAGGCCGTCATTTCCGGCGCCTTCTCGCTGACAAGACAGGCCGTGCAGCTCAACCTTCTGCCGCGCATCGAGGTGCAGCACACCTCCGAGATGCAGAGCGGCCAGATCTATATGCCCAGGGTCAATCTCCTGGTCGCGCTCGGCGTGATGCTCCTGGTCGTCGGTTTCGGCAGCTCGAGCGCGCTGGCCTCGGCCTACGGCATTTCGGTGACGGGCGAGATGCTGATGACGACGATCCTTTTGTTCGTGGTGATGCGCTGGCTGTGGAAATGGCAGGTTGCTGCTGCTTTGGCGCTGGCAATGCTGTTCGGCGTCATCGATCTCGGCTTCTTCTCGGCCAATGTCGTCAAGATCGTCGAAGGCGGCTGGGTGTCGATCACCGTCGCCTGCCTTATGGGCCTGATCATGTGGACCTGGATCCGCGGAACCCGCTACCTTTTCGACAAGACGCGCCGCAACGAGATCCCGCTCGACTTCCTGGCGGCAAATCTGCTGAAGAAAAAACCGCAGCTGGTCTCGGGCACCGCCGTATTTCTGACCAGCGATCCGCTGAGCGCTCCGACGGCGCTGATGCACAGCCTGAAGCAC includes the following:
- a CDS encoding pyridoxine 5'-phosphate synthase, which translates into the protein MPAKLSVNLNAVAMLRNRRDLPWPSVTGLGRIALAAGAHGLTVHPRPDERHTRHSDLPEIRALIDDEFPSAEFNIEGYPTEDFLALVEKHQPEQVTLVPDDPAQATSDHGWNFAAQAAFLTPIVKRLKKGGFRVSLFSDADPDGVNAARDTGADRIELYTGPYGGFHSDSAKAAKELERLGKTADAAFAAGLGVNAGHDLTVKNLPALAKRIPALAEVSIGHGLTADALEYGMAGTIGRFLKACGW
- a CDS encoding STAS/SEC14 domain-containing protein; protein product: MNFLEAVPAIRRIETNRDALFAIDVVGDVSPADAENLFGLLEAAYALHPRIDVLVRLTDEESVDWANISQDTLRQGVADAMQHVVRCAAIGEPSWASLVTGIFPKALPFEFRRFDVDDEEAAWQWLGARPT
- a CDS encoding potassium transporter Kup is translated as MLGALGVVYGDIGTSPIYAFREALHASSSSVARHDVLGVLSLIVWALTIIVTIKYVAFVLRADNKGEGGTLSLMSLARSAYPPGSKLILVIGLCGAALFFGDSIITPAISVLSAVEGLEVVTPALDAYVVPITLVILAVLFSVQRFGTGKVAAVFGPVTATWFVAIGAAGLYHIVDDPSVFLAINPYYAIYYLATTPTGAFVTVGAVFLAVTGAEALYVDLGHFGRKPIVMAWFAIVFPCLLLNYFGQGAFVLSHGGKPTNPFFQMLPEWALMPMVGLATAATVIASQAVISGAFSLTRQAVQLNLLPRIEVQHTSEMQSGQIYMPRVNLLVALGVMLLVVGFGSSSALASAYGISVTGEMLMTTILLFVVMRWLWKWQVAAALALAMLFGVIDLGFFSANVVKIVEGGWVSITVACLMGLIMWTWIRGTRYLFDKTRRNEIPLDFLAANLLKKKPQLVSGTAVFLTSDPLSAPTALMHSLKHYKVLHEKNVILSVVTAPQPVVPDSERVKMETVNELFMRVTLTFGYMEQPNIPRALAICRKQGWKFDIMTTSFFLSRRSLKASPNSGMPVWQDRLFISLARSAADATEYFQIPTGRVVEIGTQVAI